The genomic segment CTGGTCGGTCAGGCTCATTGCGCGCAAAAAGCCCTGACCGAGCACCATGAACACCAGCAGGATCGCAAACGCGATCGCCACCTCACGGAGAATGACGATCGTGCGACGCTCCGGCGACACGCTGCGCAGGCAGCTGATGAACAGCGGAATATTGCCGAGCGGATCAGTGATCAGAATCAGCAGGATGGTCGCGGACAGGAAGGTGTACTCCACCGTCCGCTCCGCTTAGCGAGCCAACGCTGCGCGGACTTTTCCGATCACCGTTTGGGCGGCGTCTTCGACCGGCAGCAGCGTTGCTTCAGCGTCGCGACGGCCCTGGTATTCAAGCTTGCCGTCCTTCAGCCCGCGGTCGCCGATCACCAGACGATGCGGCACGCCGATCAGTTCCCAGTCGGCGAACATCACGCCGGGGCGCTCGCCACGATCGTCGAGAATTACGTCGACGCCCGCTTCGACCAGTTCCGCGTACAGCTTGTCGGCCTGCTCGCGCACGGCTTCGCTGCGGTCATAGCCCATCGGGCACAGCACGACTTCGAACGGTGCAATCGATTCCGGCCAGATGATGCCCTTGTCGTCGAAATTCTGTTCGATCGCGGCGCCGAGAATGCGCGTGATGCCGATGCCGTAGCAGCCCATTTCCATCGGCTTCGGCTTGCCGTTCTCGTCGAGGCAATTCGCGTTCATCGCTTCTGAATACTTCGTGCCGAGCTGGAACACGTGGCCCACTTCGATACCGCGGCAGATGTCGATCACGCCCTTGCCGTCCGGCGACGGATCTCCCTTCTTCACGTTGCGGATGTCGGCGACGACCGGTTCCGGCAGATCACGGCCCCAGTTCACACCGGTGATGTGGAAATCCACCTCGTTCGCGCCGACCACGAAGTCGCTCATGTTCGCGACGGTGCGATCCGCGACGACCTTGACCGGCTTTTTCGTGTTGATCGGGCCGAGGTAACCCGGCGGCGTACCGAACGTCTCGACGATTTCGGCTTCGGTTGCCATGCGGAAGTCGGCCAGACCCGGCAGCTTGCTTGCCTTGATCTCGTTCAGATCGTGGTCGCCGCGCAGCATCAGCAACCAGATGGTCGGCTCGGCGCCTTCGTTTTCGGTAGCGAGGATGATCGACTTGATCGTGCGTTCGAGCGGAATGTTCAGCAACTCGGCGACAGCCTCGCACTTCGCCTTACCCGGCGTGGCAGTCTTCTTCATGTCTTCGGCAGCGGCCGCACGTTCCGCGTACAGCGGCAGCGCTTCAGCCGCTTCGACGTTCGCCGCGAACTCCGACGTCGGGCAATAGGCGATCGCGTCCTCACCGGTATCGGCGATCACGTGAAACTCATGCGAACCGCTGCCGCCGATCGAACCGTTGTCCGCCGCCACCGCACGGAAGTCCAGACCGAGGCGCGTGAAAATACGCACGTACGCGTCGTACATCTTGCGATACGACTCGCGCAGACCGTCCGCGTCCTTGTCGAACGAGTACGCGTCTTTCATGATGAACTCGCGGCCGCGCATCACGCCGAAACGCGGACGGATTTCGTCGCGGAACTTGGTCTGCACCTGGTAGAAGTTGACCGGCAACTGACGATAGCTCTTGATCTGGTTCCGCGCGATGTCCGTCACCACTTCTTCGTGCGTCGGCCCGAGCACGAAGTCGGATTGCCTGCGGTCCTTGAAGCGCAGCAGTTCAGGACCGTATTTTTCCCAGCGGCCCGATTCCTGCCACAACTCGGCCGGCTGCACCGACGGCATCAGCAGTTCGATCCCGCCTGCCCGGTTCATTTCTTCGCGCACGATGTTTTCCACCTTGCGGATCGAGCGCAGGCCGACCGGCAGGTAGTTATAGATACCGCCGGCCACGCGACGGATCATGCCGGCGCGCACCATGAGCTTATGGCTGACGATCTCGGCGTCGGCCGGAGCTTCTTTCAGGGTGCCGATAAAGAAACGGGAAGCTTTCATTCAGATTTTCCAAAAGCGGCGGCTCCGGAGGGACCGCCCGAAAGGTGAAAACGGTGGGGAAATCGACACAGACCCGGCGCGAGCCGGCACGGTTTGTCCGACAACCGGTACGCATACCGTTCGCGGCGCCGCTGGCTGGACAAACCGCGCCGCGCAAAGCCTTTTGCACAAGGGATAAGGCACGGAAAGACTGACAGGCTACCGCAAACGCTGCCCTTTTGCGGCGAATCGTTCCATTCTGGGCCGATTCGGTGCGTCGGGACCGTTATCTGTTTATAATCAAAGCAATTTTAAAGGATTCGAAGGTGGTTGTATGCTGGATCGTGAAGGCTTTCGCCCGAACGTCGGCATCATCCTCTTGAACGCGCACAACGAGGTGTTTTGGGGCAAACGGCTCCGTGAACATTCCTGGCAGTTTCCGCAAGGGGGCATCAAGTACGGAGAGACCCCCGTGCAAGCGATGTATCGGGAGTTACACGAAGAAACCGGGCTGCTTCCTGAGCACGTCAAGGTGATCGGTCGCACGCGCGACTGGTTGCGTTACGAGGTGCCTGACAAGTTCATCAAGCGCGAAGTACGCGGTCATTACCGCGGCCAGAAACAAATCTGGTTCTTGCTCCGGATGGTAGGACGCGATTGCGACATCTGCTTGCGCGCCACCGACCACCCTGAGTTCGATGCCTGGCGTTGGAACGAGTACTGGGTGCCGCTCGACTGTGTGATCGAGTTCAAGCGGGATGTGTATCAGTTGGCGCTGACGGAGCTATCCCGTTTCATGCGCCGGGCTGCGCCGCGTGCGGAAAAACCTGGCGGGCACCATGGGCCTCGTTATCCCCGGATAGCGTCGTCAATGGAAAGTCCACCGGATTCCACGGTAATGACGGTGACTTCGATAACCACCGTCAGCATCGAAACATCGGTTCACGTCACGATCGCATCCGATTGCGGTCCGGGCTCCGGGTCAGCGGCTGAAGTAGACGCCGAGTCGGAACACGAAGACGAATCGGCCAGCGAAACCCTCGGCTCGCTGTACCGCCCGGGCGTGCGCAATTAACAACTTCATGCGGCTGTCCAGGCCGTCTCTGCTGGCGCGGCTCCTCGAGCCGCGCCAGTATTTCGAGGAAACCATATTGAAAGCAATTGCACTCGTCGTGGCGTGCGTCGCCACCGGCGCCCTGCTGGCTGGTTGCGCCAGCAAACCCACCAATAAAGACGACAGCACATTCGTTTATCTGCTGGACCGGAAAGGCACCTGGGTTGAAAACAAGGTGGACACGTTGCCGCCGCTGCCGCAAGAATCGAATTTGCTGCCTTTCGAAGTGTCGGGCAATACGCCGCTGCAATTCGCAATCGACCGGACCTCAGTTAGCGTCGGTTCCGACGGCGTGGTGCGCTATGTCGTGGTGGTGACCAGCCCGAGCGGCGCGCGCAACGTGAATTACGAAGGGATTCGCTGCGATACGTATGAGACACGTCAGTACGCGGGTTTGAACGCGGACCACGATGGCTGGGACACGACCGTCGCGAACGAATTCAGGCGCATTGAGAACGGCACGCTGAATGCATATCAGGCGTCGCTCTATCAGGATTACATGTGCGCGAACAAGATGCCGACAGGCAACGCGCAGCAGATCGTTGAGAACATTCGCTACAAACGCACGGCAGCTTCGTTGATCCATTGAGACGCCGGCAGGTTGGCCTGATGCGAATCCGAACACGCGTTGAATATAAAAAAGCCGCTCCACCGAAAGTTGGAGCGGCTTTTTTTACGTACTCTTCGCGAGGGTCAGGCAGTGACTAAACCAGTACCAGGTTGTCGCGATGGATCAATTCAGGTTCCAGCATGTAGCCGAGCACCGATTCAATCTCGCCACTCGGACGCCGTTGGATCAGCTTCGTCTCCGCGCTGCTGTAGTTGGTCAGGCCGCGCGCCACTTCGAGCCCCGCCGCGTTCAGGCAGGCAATAACCTCACCGCGCGCAAACGCGCCATGCACGCCGACAATACCGATCGGCAGCAAACTCTTGCCACCACCGGTCAGCTTTTCAACCGCGCCGTCGTCGATAACCACGTGGCCGCGCACCTGCAGGTGGTCGGTCATCCATTGTTTGCGGGCGGCCATCCGCGCCGTGCGTGCAATCAATTGCGTGCCGATTGCTTCACCCGATGCGAGTCGGGACAACACATCCGCCTCACGCCCACTCGCTATCACCGTATTCGCGCCGCTGTGAGCGGCGCGTTTGGCGGCGAGAATCTTGGTCAGCATGCCGCCCCGGCCAAGGCTCGAACCCGCACCACCCGCCATGGCTTCGAGTTCCGGCGCACCAGCATCGGCCTCCTGAACCAGCGTGGCGTTCGGATCCTTGCGCGGATCAGCGGTGAAAAGACCTTGCTGATCGGTAAGGATGATGAGCGCATCGCCTTCGATCAGATTGGCGACCAGCGCACCTAGCGTGTCGTTGTCGCCGAACTTGATTTCGTCGGTAACGACCGTGTCGTTTTCATTGATGATTGGCACCACGCCGAGACGCAACAGCGTCAGCAACGTGGAGCGCGCGTTCAGATAACGTTCGCGGTCGGCAAGATCGGCGTGCGTCAGCAGAATCTGCGCGGTTTGAATGGAGTGTTCGGCAAAGCGGCTTTCGTAGACCTGCGCGAGGCCCATTTGACCGACAGCCGCGGCCGCCTGCAATTCGTCGATTTCGCGCGGCCTTTTGGTCCAGCCGAGCCGCTGCATTCCTTCAGCGATGGCGCCCGAGCTAACCAGCACCACTTCCTTGCCTTGTGCACGCAGCGCGGCAATCTGCGCGGCCCAGCGGCCGATCGCAGCATGATCGAGGCCGCGCCCGTCATTCGTGACAAGGCTCGAACCGACTTTCACTACCAATCGCCGTGAATCTGCGATGACGGAACGCATTGTGCGCAGTCTCCCAAGATAACGCGTGATGCAAGCCGGCAGCACGCAGAGGCTGCCGGCGCTCGAGCTTTTTATTCCTGCGGATCGACGCTGGACTCGTCTGCCGCAGCCGCTGCTTCCGGCTTTTCGCGGAAACGCACGTCGGCGGCGAGATCTTCGGCTTCCGCCTGGCGCTGTGCATCCGAATGCGCGGCGATGTGGTCGAACACTGCATAGCAAAGGTTTTCACAACCCTGGCCGGTCAGCGCCGAGATTTCGAACACCGGACCTTCCCAGCCGAAGCCTTCGAGGAACGCCGAAACACGTGCTTCGCGTTCGTCTTCGGGCACCATATCGAGCTTGTTCAGCACGAGCCAGCGCGTTTTTTCATACAGCAGTTCGTCGTACTTGCGCAGTTCGTTGACGATCGCCTTGGCTTCCGCGACCGGATCGACCGCCTCGTCGAACGGTGCGAGGTCGATGATGTGCAGCAACAAGCCCGTGCGTTGCAGATGTCGCAAGAACTGGTGACCAAGACCCGCGCCTTCTGCCGCGCCTTCGATCAGACCAGGAATGTCGGCGATCACGAAGCTGCGGCTCGGCCCGACGCGAACCACGCCGAGGTTCGGCGCAAGCGTCGTAAACGGGTAGTCGGCGATCTTCGGCTTCGCATTCGACACCGACGAAATGAAGGTCGACTTGCCTGCGTTCGGCATGCCGAGCAGACCGACGTCGGCCAGCACCTTCAACTCGAGGCGCACCATGCGGCGCTCGCCCGGCTTGCCGTCGGTCTTCTGACGCGGCGCGCGGTTCGTACTGGATTTGAAATGCAGGTTACCGAGACCGCCCGCACCGCCTTGCGCGATTTGCACGCTCTGGTTGTGCTCGGTCAGGTCGGCGATCAGCTCGCCCGTTTCCATGTCGGTGATGGTCGTGCCAACCGGCATGCGCAGCGTGATGTCATCACCGCCCTTGCCGTAGCAGTCCGCGCCACGGCCGTTTTCGCCGTTGCGCGCCAGATGTTTTTTCGCGTACCGGTAGTCGATCAGCGTGTTGATGTTGCGGTCTGCGATCGCGATCACGCTGCCGCCCCGGCCGCCATCGCCACCATCAGGGCCGCCGAACGGAACGAACTTCTCGCGGCGCATCGACGCGCTGCCATCCCCTCCGTCGCCGGCGATGACTTCAATCCTCGCTTCGTCAATGAACTTCATGCGTAACTCCGTCCCGTGGTGTACTGCCAGATGGTGCTGCTAGATTTAATGCTGCTTTGTGTTGCCAGATGCTTGAAATGCTATTTTGCCGCGCCCGCCGCACGTTGATCAATTGGCCGAACGGCATAGGACCGAAGGCAATCGACCGTCGCGAATCCGGCAAAGCGCTGCAATAAAAAAAAGCCCCGCTAACTTCGCGGGGCCTTTTTTCGGTCCTGAAGCCCGTGCCTGACTAAACTCAGACTGCTGCCGGGACGACGTTGACCATGTGCTTCTTCGCTGCGCCTTTCGTCGAGAAATTGACGTGGCCGTCCGTCAGCGCGAACAAGGTGTGATCCTTGCCGATGCCGACGTTTTCGCCCGGGTGCATACGCGTGCCACGTTGACGAACGATGATGCCGCCAGCGTTGATAGCCTGACCGCCATAAACCTTCACGCCGAGACGCTTCGATTCAGAGTCGCGGCCGTTGCGGGATGATCCGCCTGCCTTTTTGTGTGCCATTTGATTTGCTCCTTAACCGGTGCGCTTACGCGTTGATCGCGTCGATGCGCAGTTCGGTATAGTTCTGGCGGTGGCCGCCATGCTTCTGGTAGTGCTTCCGGCGACGCATCTTGAAGATGGTCACTTTTGCGTGACGACCTTGCGACACGACGGTAGCCTTGACGGAAGCCCCACTGACCAGCGGCGTACCGAACTTAATCGATTCGCCTTCGCCCACTGCGAGAACCTGGTCGAGCGTGATTTCAGCGTCAATGTCTGCCGGTATCTGTTCTACTTTAAGTTTTTCGCCGACGGCAACTTTATACTGCTTGCCACCGGTTTTTATGACCGCGTACATTGAGAACCTCACTCTGTGTTCATTTTTTCCACGCACCGCGCGCGGAAACCCGTGATTATACATAGAGTTAGCTGCTCGGTCAAAACTCATTGCAAGCCGCCGTGCATAATGCCCGCACCCTGCCGCACAGCCCGGCGCGCGGGTTCTGACGCGGCTTCGAACGCACCGCGCCGCAGCCTGCGACCCGGAACTGTCGCGATTCGCCTTATAATTCGCGGCACTACCCAATTCAGCCATCATGTCGTCGACTGCCACCCCCTCCTCAAACGCCGCCAGCCTGCTCGCTCCGATCGCCGAAGACATGCAGCAGGTCAATCGCGTCATCAGGCACCGTCTCGCGTCCGACGTGATGCTGATCAATCAGATTTCCGAGTACATCATCAGCGCCGGCGGCAAGCGGCTGCGGCCAGCGCTGCTGTTGCTGGTGGCCGGTGCGCTGGGTGAAACCACGGGACATCGCCATGAACTGGCCGCTGTCGTCGAATTCATTCACACGGCGACTCTGCTGCACGACGACGTTGTCGACGAATCCGATCTGCGGCGCGGCCGTCAGACCGCCAATGCGCTGTTCGGCAACGCCGCGAGCGTGCTGGTCGGCGACTTTTTGTACTCGCGCTCCTTCCAGATGATGGTCGGCGTGGGCAAGATGCGGGTCATGGAGATTTTGTCCGAGGCGACCAACGTCATCTCCGAAGGCGAAGTTCTGCAACTGCTGAACATGCATGACGCCGATGTCGACGAAGCCCGCTATATGCAGGTGATCCGCTACAAGACTGCCAAGCTGTTCGAGGCCGCGGCCCAAC from the Paraburkholderia fungorum genome contains:
- a CDS encoding RNA pyrophosphohydrolase, coding for MLDREGFRPNVGIILLNAHNEVFWGKRLREHSWQFPQGGIKYGETPVQAMYRELHEETGLLPEHVKVIGRTRDWLRYEVPDKFIKREVRGHYRGQKQIWFLLRMVGRDCDICLRATDHPEFDAWRWNEYWVPLDCVIEFKRDVYQLALTELSRFMRRAAPRAEKPGGHHGPRYPRIASSMESPPDSTVMTVTSITTVSIETSVHVTIASDCGPGSGSAAEVDAESEHEDESASETLGSLYRPGVRN
- the cgtA gene encoding Obg family GTPase CgtA → MKFIDEARIEVIAGDGGDGSASMRREKFVPFGGPDGGDGGRGGSVIAIADRNINTLIDYRYAKKHLARNGENGRGADCYGKGGDDITLRMPVGTTITDMETGELIADLTEHNQSVQIAQGGAGGLGNLHFKSSTNRAPRQKTDGKPGERRMVRLELKVLADVGLLGMPNAGKSTFISSVSNAKPKIADYPFTTLAPNLGVVRVGPSRSFVIADIPGLIEGAAEGAGLGHQFLRHLQRTGLLLHIIDLAPFDEAVDPVAEAKAIVNELRKYDELLYEKTRWLVLNKLDMVPEDEREARVSAFLEGFGWEGPVFEISALTGQGCENLCYAVFDHIAAHSDAQRQAEAEDLAADVRFREKPEAAAAADESSVDPQE
- a CDS encoding CNP1-like family protein, whose amino-acid sequence is MKAIALVVACVATGALLAGCASKPTNKDDSTFVYLLDRKGTWVENKVDTLPPLPQESNLLPFEVSGNTPLQFAIDRTSVSVGSDGVVRYVVVVTSPSGARNVNYEGIRCDTYETRQYAGLNADHDGWDTTVANEFRRIENGTLNAYQASLYQDYMCANKMPTGNAQQIVENIRYKRTAASLIH
- a CDS encoding proline--tRNA ligase is translated as MKASRFFIGTLKEAPADAEIVSHKLMVRAGMIRRVAGGIYNYLPVGLRSIRKVENIVREEMNRAGGIELLMPSVQPAELWQESGRWEKYGPELLRFKDRRQSDFVLGPTHEEVVTDIARNQIKSYRQLPVNFYQVQTKFRDEIRPRFGVMRGREFIMKDAYSFDKDADGLRESYRKMYDAYVRIFTRLGLDFRAVAADNGSIGGSGSHEFHVIADTGEDAIAYCPTSEFAANVEAAEALPLYAERAAAAEDMKKTATPGKAKCEAVAELLNIPLERTIKSIILATENEGAEPTIWLLMLRGDHDLNEIKASKLPGLADFRMATEAEIVETFGTPPGYLGPINTKKPVKVVADRTVANMSDFVVGANEVDFHITGVNWGRDLPEPVVADIRNVKKGDPSPDGKGVIDICRGIEVGHVFQLGTKYSEAMNANCLDENGKPKPMEMGCYGIGITRILGAAIEQNFDDKGIIWPESIAPFEVVLCPMGYDRSEAVREQADKLYAELVEAGVDVILDDRGERPGVMFADWELIGVPHRLVIGDRGLKDGKLEYQGRRDAEATLLPVEDAAQTVIGKVRAALAR
- the rplU gene encoding 50S ribosomal protein L21, which translates into the protein MYAVIKTGGKQYKVAVGEKLKVEQIPADIDAEITLDQVLAVGEGESIKFGTPLVSGASVKATVVSQGRHAKVTIFKMRRRKHYQKHGGHRQNYTELRIDAINA
- a CDS encoding polyprenyl synthetase family protein, which gives rise to MSSTATPSSNAASLLAPIAEDMQQVNRVIRHRLASDVMLINQISEYIISAGGKRLRPALLLLVAGALGETTGHRHELAAVVEFIHTATLLHDDVVDESDLRRGRQTANALFGNAASVLVGDFLYSRSFQMMVGVGKMRVMEILSEATNVISEGEVLQLLNMHDADVDEARYMQVIRYKTAKLFEAAAQLGAVLAGSDAKIEAAAAEFGRRIGTAFQIMDDWLDYTGTAESMGKNAGDDLREGKPTLPLIYLIERGTPEQSALAREAIEQGGTDRFDTIFEAITRSGALDHTLECAKQEAQAAAAAISSFPDSIFKDTLLELCSYSTARQS
- the rpmA gene encoding 50S ribosomal protein L27 gives rise to the protein MAHKKAGGSSRNGRDSESKRLGVKVYGGQAINAGGIIVRQRGTRMHPGENVGIGKDHTLFALTDGHVNFSTKGAAKKHMVNVVPAAV
- the proB gene encoding glutamate 5-kinase — translated: MRSVIADSRRLVVKVGSSLVTNDGRGLDHAAIGRWAAQIAALRAQGKEVVLVSSGAIAEGMQRLGWTKRPREIDELQAAAAVGQMGLAQVYESRFAEHSIQTAQILLTHADLADRERYLNARSTLLTLLRLGVVPIINENDTVVTDEIKFGDNDTLGALVANLIEGDALIILTDQQGLFTADPRKDPNATLVQEADAGAPELEAMAGGAGSSLGRGGMLTKILAAKRAAHSGANTVIASGREADVLSRLASGEAIGTQLIARTARMAARKQWMTDHLQVRGHVVIDDGAVEKLTGGGKSLLPIGIVGVHGAFARGEVIACLNAAGLEVARGLTNYSSAETKLIQRRPSGEIESVLGYMLEPELIHRDNLVLV